ATGTTATCAGCCTTTTCAGAACATACCCGTATTCAAACCGTAATCATCGCGGGGATATCTAGGAAAAAAGTCTATTAAAACGAATACCGGTTAGACCACATACATCAAAACCGAACAGGTCTCCCTATCCATATACCAACACAATATTGACCAACAAATATGTAAATGACTAAAAACAGTAAGCAAAACAAATATACAAAGAGACTAACTAACCTGTCGGAATGAAGGATATCTTTAATAAGAAAAGTAATGGGGTCAATATCCAAAAGTATTTCAGCTTCTTTATCTTTCCATTTCCGAAAATCAGGGTCATTTTCCCATTTGGAGTCTTTTGTAGTATACCttcttttgttattattattggtcAACAAAGACAATTTATCGTCGTCATAAGtaatgggtggtggtggtggtggttttcTAATGGGCCGAGGAGACTCAGAGGCTGTTGCTGAGTAAAATGGTCTTCTTACAAGTGAACAAACAGCTGCAGGAAGTGTGGTGTTGAAATGGAGGTGGAGGCAGAGGTGCAGACGGAGGTGTGGGATTATGGATTTGCTTAGTAGCGGCGCTGCTGCCGTTGCCATGGTGGAGTTGGAGATGGGG
The Erigeron canadensis isolate Cc75 chromosome 2, C_canadensis_v1, whole genome shotgun sequence DNA segment above includes these coding regions:
- the LOC122588995 gene encoding protein DCL homolog, chloroplastic-like: MATAAAPLLSKSIIPHLRLHLCLHLHFNTTLPAAVCSLVRRPFYSATASESPRPIRKPPPPPPITYDDDKLSLLTNNNNKRRYTTKDSKWENDPDFRKWKDKEAEILLDIDPITFLIKDILHSDRYMDGERLTPGDEKTVVEKILAYHPHSEDKIGCGLDSVMVDRHPQFRNSRCLFVVRTDGVWIDFSYQKCIRAYIRQKYPSYAERFIKEHYKRSSS